The DNA window GAGGAAGAAAGCAGCCGGCCACGCAGGCCGTCGGCGTCCATGTGCTGCACGTTGGGGAAGTTGGCCATGGCACGGAAACCGCTGCCGAACCAGGCTTTCATGGTGGCATCGTCCTGGTAGCGTTCGGCCACTTCGGTGTAATCGGTGCCGAATTCCAGCAGCAGCTGTTCGTAGCCGATCAGGAACGGCGAGGAATCCAGCAGGCGCGAATTCCAGAACACCAGTGCCTGCCCACCCGGATGCAGAATGCGCCGCCATTCCGCGCGCACTGCCTCCATGTCGAACCAGTGGAAGGCCTGCGCCGCGCTGACCAGACCCACGCTGTCGTCGGCCAGGGTGGTCGCTTCGGCGGTGCCGTCCACCAGTTTCAGGCGCAGATAGTCCGGGCTGAGCCAGGCGTCGGCGGCGTTGCGCATGGCCGCATTCGGTTCCACCGCGATCACCGGGTGGCCGGCGGCCAGGAACAGACGGGTGGAGATGCCGGTGCCGGCTCCGATGTCGGCCACCAGCGTTTCGGTGGGCACGCCCATGTCGTGGTGCAGCCAGTCCAGCAGCGCCGGCGGATAGCCCGGCCGGTAGCGGACATAATCCGCGACGCGGTTGCTGAAGCGCTCGGTGGCGTCAGAAGGACTCATGCGCACCTCATGAATAGTTGGGGACCATCCACAGCAGACCGCCAATGAACAGCACGAACAGCAGAATGCCCAGCAGGCACAACCCCACCATCAGGTAGCCCATGATCAGGCCGGCCAGCGCCATGCCGTCGCCTTCCTGAGTGCCCGCGCTGCGGCGGATTTCCCCGCGGGCCATGTGCCCGGTGATGATCGCCACAATGCTGCCCAGCGCGGGCAGGGCGGTCCAGCCCAGAATGCCGGCGATCAGGCTGATCAGGGCCATGGTGTTGGTTTGACGTACGGGCAGGTTCATCCGGGTCCTCCATGGCAGGACCTACATGATAGAGCCTGACTGGGGTTTAGCCCATCAAAACCGCCGGAATTCCGACGCAGGTCTCAGCCCATCAATACCTGACCGCCGTCCACCACCAGGGTCTGGCCGGTGACCCAGCGGGCCAGCGGGGAACACAGGAACAGGGCGGCATCGGCAATCTCTTCCGGTGCGCCGAAGCGACCGAACGGAATCTTGGCCAGCGTGCCGTGATACAGGGCGGGGTCTTCCGTGCGCCGGCGGTCCCACAGGCCGTCCGGGAACTCGATGGAGCCGGGTGCGATGGCATTCACCCGGATGCGGTCCGGTGCCAGACCCAGCGCCTGCGAGGTGGTGTAGTGCATCAGTGCCGCCTTGGCGGCGGCGTAGGGTGCCGCACCGGGGCGCGGCTGCATCCCGGCAATGGAGCCCAGGTTGAGAATGCAGGCATCGGTGGCCTGCCGCAGCCAGGGCAGGGCGAGGCGCGAGGTACGCACGGCGGCCATCAGGTCCACGTTGAGGCTGGCTTCCCAGCCGGCGTCATCGTCGACCATGCCGTAGCCGGTGGCGTTGTTCACCAGTACATCGATGCCGCCCAAGGCGTTGGCGGCGGCTTCCAGCCAGCGCTGGATGTCCTCGGGTTTGCCAAGATCGGCAGGCACGGTGTGGATGTCCATACCGGCCAGCGACGCATCCGCCCGCAGCGCGGCCAACCCGGCCTCGCCACGTGCGCACACCGAAACATGGGCCCCTGCGCGGGCAAAGGCCAGTGCCATGCACCGGCCAATGCCCTTGCTGCCCCCGGCCACCAGAACGCGGCGGCCGGAAAAATCCAGCACGCGCCGGCCATCTATCGCGCCATCGGGGGCGCTGATGGCCCCCGGTAGGTGCCGACCGTTGGTCGGCACATTGCCCGGCACGTTCGCCATCACAGATCGAACTTGATGCCCTGTGCCAGCGGCAGCGAATCCGAATAATTGATGGTGTTGGTCTGGCGGCGCATGTAGACCTTCCATGCATCCGAACCCGACTCACGACCACCGCCGGTGTCCTTCTCGCCGCCAAACGCGCCGCCGATCTCCGCACCCGAGGTGCCGATGTTGACGTTGGCAATGCCGCAGTCCGAACCGGCCGCCGACAGGAAGCGCTCGGCCGCCTTCAGGTTCTGGGTGAAGATCGACGACGACAGGCCCTGCGGCACGCCGTTCTGCATGTCGATGGCTTCGTCCAGCGTGCTGTACTTCATTACGTACAGAATGGGCGCGAAGGTTTCGTGCTGCACCACTTCGTCGCTGTTCTTCAGGCCGGTGACAATCGCCGGCAGCACGAAGTTGCCCGGGCGATCAATACGCGTGCCGCCGGTTTCCACCGTGCCGCCGCTGGCCTTGGCCTTCTCAATCGAGGCCAGGAACTGCTGCACCGCGCTGTCGCTGTTCAGTGGGCCCATCAGGTTGGCGGCGTCGGTCGGGTCGCCGATCTTGCCTTCCACCTGCTTGTACGCCTTCTTCAGCGTGGCCAGCACGTTGTCGTAGATCGATTCGTGCACGATCAGGCGGCGCGTGGTGGTGCAGCGCTGGCCGGCCGTACCGACCGCGCCAAACACGATACCCGGCACGGCCAGCTTCAGGTCGGCGGTTTCGTCCAGGATGATGGCGTTGTTGCCGCCCAGTTCCAGCAGGCAGCGGCCCAGGCGGCGCGCGACCTTTTCGTTCACCGTGCGGCCCACCTGGGTGGAGCCGGTGAAGCTGATCAGTGGAATGCGGCGGTCTTCCACCAGCTTTTCCGACAGCGCGGTGCCGGCGTCGTTGATCAGGAAGAAGATGTCCGGGAAGCCGGCATCGCGCAGCGCTTCATTGCAGATGCGCATCGAGGCAATAGCGGTCAGCGGGGTCTTGTTGGACGGCTTCCAGATGCAGATATCACCGCAGATGGCGGCCAGGAACGAGTTCCACGCCCACACCGCAACCGGGAAGTTGAACGCACTGATGATGCCGACCAGGCCCAGCGGCTGGTACTGCTCATACATGCGGTGGCCCGGGCGCTCGGAATGCATGGTGTAGCCATACAGCATGCGGCTCTGACCCACGGCGAAGTCGGCGATGTCGATCATCTCCTGCACTTCACCGTCGCCTTCCGGCTTGCTCTTGCCCATTTCCAGCGCAACCAGCGAGCCCAGCGCGTCCTTGTTGGCGCGCAGCGCTTCGCCACACAGGCGCACGGCTTCGCCACGGCGCGGGGCCGGGGTGGTGCGCCACACCTTGAAGGCTTCCTGGGCGCGGGCAACCACGGTTTCGTAGTCGGCCTCGGTGGTGGCATGCACCTGGGCGATGGATTCACCCGTGGTCGGGTTCACCGGCGTGATCACCCCGGCGCTGGCCGTGGACCATTCGCCATTGCCAAGGTAGGTGCCAGCGTTGGTTGCATCCAGGCCAAGGGCCTTGAGCAGGGCAGAGGACATGCAAACTCCTGTTGCGTATCGAAATGGGTGCAGACCCACCATTCTATCAGTCTGCTTTGCAGCCCCATGACGCAGCGCCGCACCGCACCTTCCCACGCCTGCACCTTGGGGCAATTGATGATCGTTCGCGGTGCAACGTAGAGCCGGGCTTGCCCGGCTGCTCTCCGCGACCAACCCATCACCCATGCAATCCCCCAAAGCCGCCCCCATATCCAACCCGTTACAATCCCTTTCTGAACATCCCCCAGGAACCTGAATGAACGTCACCGTCGCCGAAGGCGTAACCGTAGGAAACCGTCTCCCGTTCGTCCTCTTCGGCGGCCTGAACGTCCTGGAAGACCTCGACTCCACCCTGCACGCGGCCGAACACTTCACCACGGTCACCCGCAAGCTGGGCATTCCCTACGTCTTCAAGGCGTCCTTCGACAAGGCCAACCGGTCCTCGATCAAGTCCTTCCGTGGCGTCGGCCTGGAAGAAGGCCTGCGCATCTTTGAAGAAGTGAAGCGCCAGTTCGGCATTCCGGTCATCACCGACGTCCACGAAGTGGCCCAGGCTGCCCCCGTGGCTGAAGTGGTCGACGTGCTGCAGATTCCCGCCTTCCTCGCCCGCCAGACCGACCTGGTGGTCGCCATCGCCGAAACGGGCAGGGCGGTGAACATCAAGAAGCCGCAGTTCCTCAGCCCCACCCAGATCAAGCACATCGTCAGCAAGATCCGCGAAGCCGGGAACGAGAACATCATCCTGTGCGAGCGCGGTTCCCAGTTCGGTTACGACAATCTGGTGGTCGACATGCTCGGCTTCCGCGAGATGATCGAGTCCACCGGCGGCCTGCCGGCCATCTTCGATGTCACCCACAGCCTGCAGCGCCGCGACGCCGGCAGCGAAGCCAGTGGCGGCCGCCGCCGTCAGGTGGCCGAACTGGCCCGTTCCGGCATGGCGCTGGGCCTTGCCGGCCTGTTCCTGGAAGCCCATCGCGACCCGGACCACGCCCGCTGCGACGGCCCCAGCGCACTGCCGCTGGCCGCGCTGGAGTCGTTCCTGACCCAGATCAAGGCCGTGGACGAGCTGGTCAAGGGCTTCCCGGAGCTGGATATCCGCTGATTCCGGCGGGTTTGCGGGGTGGCCAGCCTTGGTCACCTCGCTGAATGCAGGTATCCTTATATGCGGGGCCGGTGCAATGCCGGCCCGTCACGCATCGGCGGTATGCTTCCGCCCGCATGGCCCCGTAGCTCAGCTGGATAGAGCGTCCCCCTCCTAAGGGGAAGGTCGCCCGTTCGAATCGGGCCGGGGTCACCAGTTACTTGGTTCGTCACCTCGGTAAGCGACTACGGCGCGAATCTCTGCTCTGCGGCTTTCGACTCGATTCTGCTCATGCGACTGGAAGAGCGCTTGATAGGCTTCAACTCCGACAATTATCGGGGAGGGCAGCGAATCCTCGGGAGTACGGGCGAAACTTGCGTGCGCCCCGCTCTTACATCGGTGGCCGTCGAGATCTTCAGGTTTGGTCCATCAATAGGCCGATTGGGCTCTGCGAGGACTCCGTTCAACCGCGCAATAGACCACGGCCTTCTGCGACGTGTCGCAAGGCGGCGACCTCGTCGAGCATGATTAGATCGTCAATATCTTCGCCTTGTCGATCCTCTTCATCCATTGAGTCCCACTCATCCCGATCCAACACATCGTCCACCAAGCGGGCAACCGTTGACGCCGCCGCGGCGGGTTTGAGCGGACTATTGCCGACCATCACATAAGCAGAGCAGTGCTTGGCCTTGAAGCCGTCAGCGGAGGCGAGCGATACCCACGCGCCGCGCCCGGAAAGCAGGGTGTCGGTCAACACCATTCCTCCAACGTGAGTGGTGCTGTCAGCCAGCTCCGCGATGATAGCGTCGTTGGCGACGAGGTCGCCCGTGACGACTAAGTTCTGCCCATGGCCGGTAATGAGCTGCTGACACCGCAGACTTCCAAGCACGATCAGGGCTCCATGGTCGTGGGAGCCCGTGGCAACAACGACATTGCCTTCCACTTCGAGGTCACCGTCAATGAGCATGAACTGCGCATTTGGCCTCCAAGCGGTGGTTGTCGCGCACCGAACCGCCGGCAC is part of the Stenotrophomonas oahuensis genome and encodes:
- a CDS encoding class I SAM-dependent methyltransferase, yielding MSPSDATERFSNRVADYVRYRPGYPPALLDWLHHDMGVPTETLVADIGAGTGISTRLFLAAGHPVIAVEPNAAMRNAADAWLSPDYLRLKLVDGTAEATTLADDSVGLVSAAQAFHWFDMEAVRAEWRRILHPGGQALVFWNSRLLDSSPFLIGYEQLLLEFGTDYTEVAERYQDDATMKAWFGSGFRAMANFPNVQHMDADGLRGRLLSSSYAPPPEHPRHAPMLVALQQLFDAHAVDGRIAFEYQTRAFIGTLD
- a CDS encoding DUF4190 domain-containing protein, encoding MNLPVRQTNTMALISLIAGILGWTALPALGSIVAIITGHMARGEIRRSAGTQEGDGMALAGLIMGYLMVGLCLLGILLFVLFIGGLLWMVPNYS
- a CDS encoding SDR family NAD(P)-dependent oxidoreductase, producing the protein MANVPGNVPTNGRHLPGAISAPDGAIDGRRVLDFSGRRVLVAGGSKGIGRCMALAFARAGAHVSVCARGEAGLAALRADASLAGMDIHTVPADLGKPEDIQRWLEAAANALGGIDVLVNNATGYGMVDDDAGWEASLNVDLMAAVRTSRLALPWLRQATDACILNLGSIAGMQPRPGAAPYAAAKAALMHYTTSQALGLAPDRIRVNAIAPGSIEFPDGLWDRRRTEDPALYHGTLAKIPFGRFGAPEEIADAALFLCSPLARWVTGQTLVVDGGQVLMG
- the amaB gene encoding L-piperidine-6-carboxylate dehydrogenase — encoded protein: MSSALLKALGLDATNAGTYLGNGEWSTASAGVITPVNPTTGESIAQVHATTEADYETVVARAQEAFKVWRTTPAPRRGEAVRLCGEALRANKDALGSLVALEMGKSKPEGDGEVQEMIDIADFAVGQSRMLYGYTMHSERPGHRMYEQYQPLGLVGIISAFNFPVAVWAWNSFLAAICGDICIWKPSNKTPLTAIASMRICNEALRDAGFPDIFFLINDAGTALSEKLVEDRRIPLISFTGSTQVGRTVNEKVARRLGRCLLELGGNNAIILDETADLKLAVPGIVFGAVGTAGQRCTTTRRLIVHESIYDNVLATLKKAYKQVEGKIGDPTDAANLMGPLNSDSAVQQFLASIEKAKASGGTVETGGTRIDRPGNFVLPAIVTGLKNSDEVVQHETFAPILYVMKYSTLDEAIDMQNGVPQGLSSSIFTQNLKAAERFLSAAGSDCGIANVNIGTSGAEIGGAFGGEKDTGGGRESGSDAWKVYMRRQTNTINYSDSLPLAQGIKFDL
- the kdsA gene encoding 3-deoxy-8-phosphooctulonate synthase → MNVTVAEGVTVGNRLPFVLFGGLNVLEDLDSTLHAAEHFTTVTRKLGIPYVFKASFDKANRSSIKSFRGVGLEEGLRIFEEVKRQFGIPVITDVHEVAQAAPVAEVVDVLQIPAFLARQTDLVVAIAETGRAVNIKKPQFLSPTQIKHIVSKIREAGNENIILCERGSQFGYDNLVVDMLGFREMIESTGGLPAIFDVTHSLQRRDAGSEASGGRRRQVAELARSGMALGLAGLFLEAHRDPDHARCDGPSALPLAALESFLTQIKAVDELVKGFPELDIR